In Gammaproteobacteria bacterium, one DNA window encodes the following:
- a CDS encoding ABC transporter ATP-binding protein: MSVGPAPPVVELTGVVKAFLSGRERVVALEGVTAALAPGRVTGLVGPDGAGKTTWMRLCAGLLVADAGEVRVLGLDPAVDGPCLRARIGYMPQRFGLYEDLTVRENLLLYADLHGVAGPGRAERVDALLEATGLAPFPRRLAGALSGGMKQKLGLACVLVHPPELLLLDEPTVGVDPVARRELWAIVGEQVASGTSVLVSTAYLDEAERCDEVLLMHRGRILDRGRPAELRERVDGRTWALPTAGGGARALRQRAAALPGVLDATVQGGRIRLLVSEGRGAVSLPLPGGGEVQAEPVAPRFEDAFLALLAERPGGPAGAGGESPAARASGPVGSSALAREIPLAPSPAGGTAVIELRDVVRRFGRFEAVRGVSLRIPAGEVYGLLGPNGAGKSTIMKMLTGLLPPSEGEARVLGLDLAHAPSKVRGRVGYMSQRFSLYQQLSVEQNLQFFAGVYGLGWRARRRRIPAVLEEFELGPYRGRAAGDLPLGFKQRLALAAALMHGPEIVFLDEPTSGVDPLARREFWQRINTLAAGGVTVLVTTHFMEEAEYCDRMGIVYAGRVEAEDSPEGLKERFRSPALPDPTLEDVFVGLVSGRPDPRA, encoded by the coding sequence CTGAGCGTGGGCCCGGCGCCCCCCGTCGTCGAGCTGACGGGCGTCGTCAAGGCCTTTCTCTCGGGCCGGGAGCGCGTCGTCGCCCTCGAGGGTGTCACCGCGGCCCTCGCCCCCGGGCGGGTGACGGGGCTCGTGGGCCCGGACGGTGCGGGCAAGACGACCTGGATGCGCCTGTGCGCCGGTCTGCTCGTCGCGGACGCGGGTGAGGTGCGGGTGCTCGGGCTGGACCCGGCCGTGGACGGGCCCTGCCTGCGCGCCCGGATCGGGTACATGCCCCAGCGATTCGGTCTGTACGAGGACCTGACCGTCCGCGAGAACCTCCTGCTCTACGCGGACCTGCACGGGGTGGCCGGCCCCGGCCGCGCGGAGCGCGTCGACGCCCTGCTGGAAGCCACCGGCCTTGCCCCCTTTCCCCGCCGCCTGGCCGGCGCCCTGTCCGGCGGCATGAAGCAGAAGCTCGGCCTCGCCTGCGTCCTCGTGCACCCGCCCGAGCTGCTGCTCCTCGACGAGCCGACGGTCGGGGTCGACCCGGTGGCGCGCCGCGAGCTCTGGGCGATTGTGGGCGAGCAGGTGGCGAGCGGGACCTCGGTGCTGGTGAGCACGGCGTACCTGGACGAGGCCGAGCGCTGTGACGAGGTGCTGCTGATGCACCGCGGCCGCATCCTCGACCGGGGCCGCCCGGCCGAGCTTCGCGAGCGCGTCGATGGGCGGACCTGGGCCCTGCCGACGGCAGGGGGCGGCGCGCGGGCGCTGCGCCAGCGGGCGGCGGCGCTCCCTGGAGTGCTGGACGCGACGGTGCAGGGCGGGCGCATCCGGCTGCTGGTGTCAGAGGGTCGGGGGGCGGTCTCCCTGCCCCTGCCGGGCGGTGGGGAGGTGCAGGCCGAGCCGGTGGCCCCGCGTTTCGAGGACGCCTTCCTCGCCCTGCTGGCCGAACGGCCCGGAGGGCCGGCGGGGGCGGGGGGAGAGAGTCCTGCGGCGAGGGCGAGCGGGCCGGTGGGGTCTTCCGCCCTTGCCCGGGAGATCCCGCTGGCCCCTTCGCCGGCCGGGGGGACCGCCGTCATCGAGCTGCGCGACGTGGTCCGTCGATTCGGCCGCTTCGAGGCCGTGCGCGGTGTGAGCCTGCGGATCCCCGCCGGGGAGGTCTATGGCCTGCTCGGGCCGAACGGGGCCGGAAAGTCGACGATCATGAAGATGTTGACGGGGCTCCTGCCCCCGAGCGAGGGTGAGGCCCGGGTGCTGGGTCTCGACCTCGCGCACGCACCCTCGAAGGTCCGCGGCCGGGTCGGGTACATGTCCCAGCGGTTCTCCCTCTACCAGCAATTGAGCGTGGAGCAGAACCTCCAGTTCTTCGCCGGCGTGTACGGGCTCGGGTGGCGCGCGCGGCGCAGGCGCATCCCGGCCGTGCTGGAGGAGTTCGAGCTCGGTCCCTACCGGGGGCGGGCCGCCGGCGACCTGCCGCTCGGCTTCAAGCAGCGGCTGGCGCTCGCGGCGGCGTTGATGCACGGACCGGAGATCGTGTTCCTCGACGAGCCTACCTCGGGGGTCGATCCCCTCGCGCGGCGGGAATTCTGGCAGCGCATCAACACGCTGGCGGCGGGGGGTGTCACGGTGCTGGTGACCACGCACTTCATGGAGGAGGCGGAGTACTGCGACCGCATGGGGATCGTGTACGCCGGCCGCGTCGAGGCGGAGGACTCCCCCGAGGGGCTGAAGGAGCGCTTCCGCTCGCCGGCGCTGCCCGACCCGACCCTGGAGGACGTCTTCGTGGGCCTGGTGTCCGGAAGGCCGGACCCGCGCGCATGA
- a CDS encoding ABC transporter permease, protein MSTPAPPPGTRRRRVLALMRKEGLQVLRDPSSIGIAFLLPLLLLFLFGYGVSLDARAVPIAFVAEQPTLDSASFLGAFESSAWFRPQVMADRASAERALLAGEVSAIVLLRGDFARRLNRPDGARIQLIVDGVDANTARLVEGYVRGAWQAWLEQQARQAGAELEQPVAIEQRIWFNPEVNSRYFLVPGLVAIIMTLIGALLTAVVVAREWERGTMEALLATPVTGGEILLAKVVPYFVLGLGGFALSVAMAVWLFHAPLVGSFWVLLTASSLFLLSSLGMGLLISTKTRSQFTASQIAMVVTFLPAFMLSGFIFDIGSMPAPVRGITYVVAARYFISILHTVFLAGDVWSVILPNAAALAAMAAGFLGLTWRVTRTRL, encoded by the coding sequence ATGAGCACGCCAGCGCCGCCCCCCGGGACTCGCAGGCGCCGCGTGCTCGCTCTCATGCGCAAGGAGGGGCTGCAGGTCCTGCGCGACCCGAGCAGCATCGGAATCGCCTTCCTGCTTCCGCTGCTGCTCCTCTTCCTGTTCGGGTACGGCGTTTCGCTCGACGCCCGGGCGGTTCCCATCGCCTTCGTCGCCGAGCAGCCGACGCTCGATTCGGCGAGCTTCCTCGGGGCCTTCGAGAGCTCCGCCTGGTTTCGCCCGCAGGTGATGGCGGACCGGGCAAGCGCGGAGCGGGCCCTGCTCGCCGGCGAAGTGAGCGCGATCGTGCTCCTGCGGGGGGATTTCGCCCGGCGCCTGAACCGCCCGGATGGCGCCCGCATCCAGCTCATCGTGGACGGGGTGGACGCCAACACCGCGCGCCTGGTCGAGGGATACGTGCGCGGCGCATGGCAGGCGTGGCTCGAGCAGCAGGCGAGGCAGGCGGGCGCGGAGCTCGAGCAGCCGGTCGCGATCGAGCAGCGGATCTGGTTCAACCCCGAGGTCAACAGCCGGTACTTCCTGGTGCCCGGACTGGTGGCCATCATCATGACGCTCATCGGCGCCCTGCTGACCGCGGTCGTCGTGGCGCGCGAGTGGGAGCGGGGCACGATGGAGGCCCTGCTGGCGACGCCCGTCACGGGGGGTGAGATCCTGCTGGCGAAGGTGGTCCCCTATTTCGTCCTGGGGCTCGGTGGCTTCGCCCTCTCGGTGGCAATGGCCGTGTGGCTCTTCCACGCGCCCCTGGTCGGGTCGTTCTGGGTCCTGCTGACCGCCTCTTCGCTCTTCCTGCTGTCCTCCCTCGGAATGGGGCTCCTCATCTCCACGAAGACGCGCAGCCAGTTCACCGCTTCGCAGATCGCGATGGTGGTGACCTTCCTGCCCGCCTTCATGCTGTCCGGCTTCATCTTCGACATCGGCAGCATGCCGGCCCCGGTGCGGGGCATCACCTACGTGGTCGCCGCGCGCTACTTCATCTCCATCCTGCACACTGTCTTCCTCGCCGGGGACGTGTGGAGCGTGATCCTGCCCAACGCTGCGGCGCTCGCGGCGATGGCCGCGGGCTTCCTCGGCCTCACCTGGCGTGTCACCCGGACCCGCCTGTGA
- a CDS encoding alpha/beta fold hydrolase has protein sequence MRWRPVFESAGWEVSALDLEPSRGGIAATTFSDYAAQVLSALAQSGGDSVLVGASLGATLALAAASRAPASALVLVSGVPHAGTPGWPRQPVRFPDVVPWSTRGVAETLAALPDADPRPFDGLPERWRDESGAVMRALWEGVRVSTPSVPVLAVLGESDDQVPTNVGIAMARRLRADVIRLQGASHLGTLLGQRAEFAARLALAWLDNVLGTPELD, from the coding sequence GTGCGCTGGCGTCCCGTGTTCGAATCCGCCGGCTGGGAGGTGTCGGCCCTGGACCTCGAGCCGTCCCGGGGCGGGATCGCCGCCACCACCTTTTCGGACTATGCCGCCCAGGTGCTGTCGGCCCTCGCCCAGTCGGGGGGTGACAGCGTTCTCGTCGGTGCGAGCCTCGGTGCCACGCTCGCCCTGGCCGCGGCGAGCCGCGCGCCGGCCTCTGCCCTCGTCCTGGTGAGCGGGGTGCCCCACGCGGGGACCCCGGGTTGGCCGCGTCAGCCGGTGCGGTTTCCGGACGTGGTGCCCTGGAGTACCCGTGGGGTCGCGGAGACCCTGGCGGCGCTGCCCGATGCCGACCCGCGGCCTTTCGACGGACTTCCGGAGCGCTGGCGCGACGAGTCGGGGGCGGTGATGCGTGCGCTGTGGGAGGGTGTGCGGGTCTCGACGCCCAGCGTGCCGGTGCTTGCGGTGCTCGGCGAGAGTGACGACCAGGTCCCCACCAATGTGGGGATCGCCATGGCCCGCCGCTTGCGCGCCGACGTCATCCGCTTGCAGGGCGCGAGCCACCTCGGTACGTTGCTCGGGCAGCGGGCCGAGTTCGCCGCCCGACTCGCGCTGGCCTGGCTCGACAACGTCCTCGGCACACCGGAGCTCGACTGA
- a CDS encoding ABC transporter permease, which produces MDPRGRMSLLVPPLVQGLVFGYAATFDLSGVPVAVLDQDRSEPARELIARFTGARAFQEVARLTREDDIARVIDSRRATLVLRIGQDFGRDLLAGRGAKVQLAVDGRNSNTALISVNYVASIVQDFNEAWRLAHGQGGIPARIEVRSWFNPNLESRWFFMPGLVGTITLILSTLVTALSLAREREEGTFDQLLVTPLRPVEILVGKVLPGLVVGLVGATILVLVATVWFRIPLIGSVPMLYLGTLLYLLSSVGTGLMISSFSRTQQQALLGAFLFVVPSVILSGFATPLSNMPEAVQYFTYVNPLRYFLVVARGVFLQDLTPGELWPQFWPMAVIGVVTMAIATWLFRRRLQ; this is translated from the coding sequence ATGGACCCCCGCGGGCGCATGTCGCTTCTCGTTCCGCCGCTCGTGCAGGGGCTCGTCTTCGGCTATGCCGCAACCTTCGACCTGTCGGGGGTTCCCGTCGCGGTTCTCGACCAGGACCGTTCGGAGCCCGCGCGCGAATTGATCGCGCGGTTCACCGGGGCGCGCGCCTTCCAGGAGGTCGCCCGGCTCACGCGGGAGGACGACATCGCGCGCGTCATCGATTCCCGGCGTGCCACGCTGGTCCTGCGCATCGGGCAGGACTTCGGTCGCGACCTGCTCGCGGGCCGCGGGGCGAAGGTGCAATTGGCGGTCGACGGGCGCAACTCCAACACCGCTCTCATCTCGGTCAACTACGTGGCCAGCATCGTGCAGGACTTCAACGAGGCCTGGCGGCTCGCGCACGGCCAGGGCGGGATCCCGGCCCGCATCGAGGTGCGCAGCTGGTTCAACCCGAATCTGGAGAGCCGATGGTTCTTCATGCCCGGGCTGGTGGGAACCATCACCCTGATCCTGTCGACCCTCGTGACCGCCCTCTCGCTCGCCCGCGAGCGGGAGGAGGGGACCTTCGACCAACTGCTGGTGACTCCGCTCCGCCCGGTCGAGATTCTGGTCGGGAAGGTGCTGCCGGGCCTCGTCGTGGGTCTCGTGGGCGCCACGATCCTGGTGCTGGTGGCGACGGTCTGGTTCCGCATCCCGCTCATCGGCAGCGTGCCGATGCTCTACCTGGGCACTCTTCTCTACCTGCTCTCGTCCGTGGGAACGGGGCTCATGATCTCCTCGTTCTCCCGGACGCAGCAGCAGGCGCTGCTCGGCGCGTTCCTCTTCGTCGTGCCCTCCGTGATCCTCTCCGGATTCGCCACGCCCCTCTCGAACATGCCCGAGGCAGTGCAGTACTTCACCTACGTGAATCCGCTGCGTTACTTCCTCGTCGTCGCGCGAGGCGTGTTCCTGCAGGACCTCACGCCCGGAGAGCTCTGGCCCCAGTTCTGGCCGATGGCCGTGATCGGGGTCGTCACCATGGCGATTGCGACGTGGCTCTTCCGCCGGCGTCTGCAGTAG
- a CDS encoding efflux RND transporter periplasmic adaptor subunit: MAVAVLLLSAAAGAVLGYRYLHPADRPRDVLTLYGNVDLREVELAFTVQERVRRVLVEEGDAVRRGDLLAELDPVRLEAGLMGREAELEAARQQLLELERGSRPEEILRARAELAAARASQREAELSFQRIERLVREKLASPQSRDDARAALDTAAAKVDAAEANVSLVVLGPRQEVVAAARARVRAAEAAVAAARKDLEDARLLAPSDGTIQARVLEPGDVASPQRPVLTLALTDPLWVRAYVSEPDLGRIRPGALAEVSTDSFPGKVYRGRVGYVSPSAEFTPKSVQTTDVRSSLVYQVRVLVSEGAGELRLGMPATVRIPLTSASAPDGASGPGPGAGAPGPSGSSLATGSGGGP, from the coding sequence ATCGCCGTCGCCGTCCTCTTGCTTTCTGCAGCCGCCGGTGCGGTGCTGGGTTATCGCTACCTGCACCCCGCGGACCGCCCTCGAGACGTCCTCACCCTGTATGGGAACGTGGACCTGCGGGAGGTGGAGCTCGCGTTCACCGTGCAGGAGCGTGTCCGCCGGGTCCTCGTCGAGGAGGGGGACGCCGTGCGGCGGGGCGACCTGCTGGCCGAGCTCGACCCGGTGAGGCTCGAGGCGGGCCTGATGGGGCGGGAGGCGGAGCTCGAGGCCGCCCGACAGCAGCTCCTCGAGCTCGAGCGCGGCAGCCGCCCCGAGGAGATCCTTCGGGCCCGGGCCGAGCTCGCCGCCGCGCGCGCCTCCCAACGGGAGGCCGAGCTGAGCTTTCAGCGCATCGAGCGCCTGGTCCGGGAGAAGCTCGCGAGCCCGCAGAGCCGGGACGACGCCCGGGCCGCACTCGACACCGCCGCGGCCAAGGTGGACGCCGCGGAGGCGAACGTGAGCCTGGTGGTGCTCGGCCCGCGGCAGGAGGTCGTGGCCGCGGCGCGGGCCCGGGTCCGGGCCGCGGAGGCTGCCGTGGCGGCGGCCCGCAAGGACCTGGAGGATGCCCGCCTGCTGGCCCCCTCGGACGGGACGATCCAGGCGCGGGTCCTGGAGCCCGGCGACGTGGCGAGCCCCCAGCGGCCGGTGCTTACCCTCGCCCTGACCGACCCGCTGTGGGTGCGGGCCTACGTCTCGGAGCCGGACCTCGGCCGCATCCGGCCCGGAGCCCTGGCCGAGGTCTCCACGGACAGTTTCCCGGGCAAGGTGTACCGGGGCCGGGTCGGCTACGTGTCTCCCAGCGCCGAGTTCACGCCGAAGAGCGTGCAGACGACCGACGTGCGCAGCAGCCTCGTCTATCAGGTGCGGGTGCTGGTGTCTGAGGGCGCCGGGGAGCTGCGCCTCGGGATGCCCGCTACCGTCCGGATCCCCCTCACCTCGGCGTCCGCCCCGGACGGCGCGTCGGGACCGGGACCGGGGGCCGGCGCGCCTGGGCCGTCGGGGTCGTCACTCGCGACGGGGTCCGGCGGGGGACCCTGA